The nucleotide window CCGCTCGACCCTCCAACCGAACGAGATCTTGAACGTTGTGCACGGTAAGAGAAGCTTGCCCCTCGCGCACCGTCAGGCCCACGCCGTACCTTGCCACGCGTTCATGAAGCCCCCGAGCCTGATCGCGGCCGTAGGGGCGTCGCCGTCCCGCCCGAGGTGCTGTGTCCACAATGCCCGCCCCAATGGCCGCCGTCGCCCCCGAGGTGGCCCTCCGCGCCCTGCGCGACCGCTGGGCCGCCACCAAGGCCGCCGAGCGGGCGAACGCCCAGTCGTACATCCGCGAACTGTGTGAGGCGTTGGGCGTGCCCGCCCCGATGCCCGCCGGCAGCGGCTACGAGTTCGAGCTCCCGATCAAGCTGGTGACGCGGGACGGGACCGAGGCGCAGGGCTTCGTGGACTGCTACAAGGCCGGGCACTTCATGCTCGAGGCCAAGGACGTCGACGGCGGGGCATCGGATGTGGCGTTGCGCCGGGCCTACGGCCAGGCGCGCCAGTACGCCGCCCACGACCCGTCGGGCACCGCCCCGCCGTACCTGCTCGTGCTGGACGTGGCGAAGACGCTGCTGGTCTACCACCGCTGGGGCGGGACGTACCAAGGCTTCGCGGCCGGCCACCGCATCGATCTGGCCACGCTCGATCAGCGCCGGACCGACATCGAGCTGCTGCGCGACATCTGGACGGCCCCGGAGAAGCGCGACCCCCGGCAGCACGCGCAGGCCGTGACCAACGACATCGCCGGAAAGCTGGCTACCCTCGCCGCCTCCCTCGAGGCGCGCGGCTTCGCGTCCGAGCGTGTCGCGAAGTTCCTGATGCGGGTGGTGTTCTCGTGCTTCGCCGAAGACGTCGATCTGCTCCCCCGCGAGGCCTTCCGGCAGACGGTGCAGCGCGCCGGCGTGGAGGGCGACCCGGTCAAGTTCCAGCGCGCGCTCGAGACCCTGTGGCGCGCCATGGACGAGGGCGGGATGTTCGGGTTCGAGAGCCTGCTGCGGTTCAACGGGCACTTCTTCAAGGACGCGGAGGCGCTCCCTCTCGAACGCGCCGACATCGCGCTCGTCCTGGAGGCGGCGAAAGCCGACTGGAAGGACGTCGAGCCGACGATCTTCGGGACCCTGCTGACGCGCGCGCTCGACCCCGTGGAGCGCCACCGCCTGGGCGCGGAGTACACCCCCCGCGCCTTCATCGAGCGCCTGGTGCGCCCCACCGTCGAGGAGCCCGTGCGCGAGCGCTGGACGGCCGTGCAGGCCGCCGTGCTGCAGCTGCGCGAGTCCGGGAAGGCCAAGGATCGCGCCACGGCCGAACAGCGCCTGCGCGACTTCCTCGGGTGGATGCAGGGCTTGCGCGTCCTCGACCCCGCCTGTGGATCGGGCAACTTCCTCTACGTCACCATGCACGTGCTCAAGGACATTGAGTACGAGGTGGTGCGGGAGCTCGAGGCCCTGACCGGCCACCAGGAGCTCCGTATACAGGAGATCGGCCCCGCCAACTTCCTCGGCATCGAGGTGAAGCGCTGGGCCCGTGAGGTGGCCGAGCTGACGCTCTGGATCGGCTACCACCAGTTCTGGAAGCGGCGACACGCTGTCCAGCCGCCGGAGCCGGTCCTGCAGGATACAGGCACGCTGGAGCTCCGGGACGCCGTGCTCGTTTGGGATCGACTAGAGCGCGTGCCCGAAAAGGACCGCCCCGACCCCACCCCGCGTCTGGTCCATCCCGTCTCCGGCGAGCTCGTGCCCGACCCCGCAGCTCGCCTCGAGTACACGGCCTACGTGGGCGCCCGCGAAGCGGAGTGGCCCGCCGCCGACTTCATCGTCTCGAACCCACCGTTCCTTGGGCAGTTCCGCCAGCGAGAGGCGCTTGGGGACGGCTACGTCGAAGCGCTGCGGGCTGCGTATCCGGATGTACCGGATGCCGCAGACTTGGTGATGTACTGGGTCCGCCACGCCATGCGCGCGGTGGCGGAGGGGCAGGCCCTGCGCGCGGGGCTCATCACCACGCAGTCGGTGACGCAGGTGCAGAACCGGCGTGTGCTGGAGGCGGCGGCGGCGCTCGGCGTCCGCCCGTGCTGGGCCATCGCCGATCACTACTGGAACGACAGCCACGAGGACGCACGCGTGCGTGTCGCCATGGTGGTGTTCGCGAAGGAGCCGACGAGTGCGACGCTCGTGACAGTGGACGGCGAGGCGGCGGTGACTGCCACCCATCGGGTACCGCGACTCAACGCGGACCTGACAGCGCATGCAGATGTCGCATCTGCATCTGGGCGCCCGCTGCGCTCGAATTTCGGATTGTCCACACGTGGATTTATGCTTGCCGGCGCCGGCTTCGTGCTCGAGAAGCATGAGGGTTCGCTTCTGCGAGCGCAGCCCGAACATGATCGGGTGGTAAAGCCGTTCCGGAATGGAAAGGATCTCACCACACGTCCGCGAGAGGTCTTCGTCATTGATTTCGCCGGCAGGGTCGAGGCGGATGCCAGGACGTTCCCCGTCCTGTTCGACATTGTTCGAGATCGGGTCAAGCCGGAGCGCGACGCCAACAAGGATCAGGCACGCCGCTTGAACTGGTGGAACTTCGGACGGGCCAACGATCAGTTGCGCGCGGCACTCCGGGCCTTGCCGCGTTACATCGGAACTCCGGAGACAGCCAAGCACAGATTCTTCGTCTTCCTCGACGGCGAGGTGGCGCCCGACAACTCGGTGGTGTGCATCGGCTCCGCCGATGCCTTCCACCTTGGCGTACTGTCGTCTGCCATTCATGGCGCGTGGGCACTGGCGGCCGGCAGCCGCCTCGGGATCGACGGCACCCCGCGGTACAACAAGGGGCCGTGCTTCGAGGCGTTCCCATTCCCGGACCCCTCGCCCGCGCTCCGCAGCCGCATTGCGGACTGCGCGGAGCGGCTTGACCGACACCGGAAAGACGCGCTCGCGCGCAGTGAAAAGGTCGGGATGACGGTGATGTACAACGTCGTGGATCAGCTCCGCGCCGGCGCCGCGTTGTCGAAGTTGGAGCACGAGGTGCATCGGCTTGCCGCGTGCGGCACGCTGCGCGACCTGCACGACGAGCTCGACGCACTCGTCGCCGAGGCCTATGGCTGGTCGTGGCCCGAGCCCCCCGCACTGATCCTCGAGCGCCTCGTCGCGCTCCACGACCGTCGGGTCGAGGAAGAGGCGGCCGGCAGCGTGCGGTGGCTGCGCCCCGACTACCAGATGCCGCGATTCGGACGCGCCGACGAGGCGGCGGCCGCCGCGCCGACGCTCGGCATTCCGGCGGAGACGCCTTCAGCGAAACCGTCGACCGCCTCGGCCGCGGCCACCCCGTGGCCATCCGACGCCGTCGGCCAGATCACGGTCCTGCGGTCCATGGCGGCCACGACCCCGGTCTCCATCGAGGAGGCCGTGCAGCGCCTCGTCGGCGCCAAACGCGAGATCGTGGGCCGACACCTCGAGACACTGGCTATGCTCGGTGAGGTGCGCGACGTGGGCGGCGGGCGGTACGCGGTGGCGGCTGGCAATGCGTAGGTAGCGCCCGACATGCCGATGGTCGCCTTCTTCCCTTGGGCGGTTCAAGAAGAAACGCTCGTCGTCGGCGAGTTCACCATCGCCCCGTTCGGCGCGGCGGTGCTCCTCATGCCACCAGGGCACGCCACAGCGGTGCGAGAGGTCGTCGCGGCCTACGACAAAACAGACGACGACCTCATCGCCCGCGTGCCCATACTGTTCCGCACCGCCACGGGCCCCACGGACGACGTGGCCGACGAGGACGTGGGCGCGCTGTTTCTCGTCGGCGAGATGGTCGCGTGCGCTGCCCTCGCGTCGCGCCAGTTCTTCATGCACGCGTACTGGAATCGCGACTCCTTCCATTTCGTGGTCCAAGGGTTCCGGCCTGACCGACCTGGCGGCGCACTGATCACCTCTAGGCGTCGAGATGGCGCTGCGCCGAGCTATGTACCGGCGAAGCACTATCGGGTACCCCGCCCGTTTCACGTCGGGCAGGGCCGGATGGAGGACCTTGATCGACCGCTTCTCGATGCGCTCGTGGAGGCCCGGGACGATGCCCGAGTCGCCCAACTGCACGACGCCGTGCGAGGGTTCAACGCAGCCAACACCGACAGCCCAACCATCAGCCAGGAGACGGAGCTTGTGCTCTTGGTTGGCGCGTACAGTCGGCTCTGCGACGTATGGGACAAGGACGGCACCGCCGCAGCTGTCCGCGATCTGCTTGACAGGGCGCCGGCGTGGCCCGGCTCGATGCCGGGCACCAAATGGGAACACGCGCCTCTGAAAGACCGAATGGCGAAGAGCAGGAATCCGAGCAGGGTCTACGAGTGGATGGCAGACGCGTATCTCCTGCGCGGCCAGTTCGCTCACGGCCGCGGGCAGTCTCCGTACAAGGGGGCGTGGGGGCTGCGTGATCACCTGTTGCTGGGCACCTACCTCTTCCCGCTGGCGGTGAAGGCGTGGCTTGGCCGCAGCGGTCGATACACACTCAGCCCGACGGAGCTCATGCGGATTTCGGCCTTCGATGCGCTGTCCTCGTGCGATCACTTCGTCGGCGACGAGGGCGGCGGCGAGGGCGATGAGCACCGTCGGCCGTCAGACTTCCCGTGGGTGAGGGTGATCCAGTCGATCCCGATCCAACTGTTCGTCTCCGGGCTGATGCCGCCTGCCGCGCATCGAACTGAGTAGGCGCGCGCCACGGCCACCGCCTCGAACGACAAAGGGAGGCCCCACGGCGGGGCCTCCCTTCTGTGCTGATGGTGTCAAGGATCGGCAAGTCAGTTATCTGGCAAGCCGGTAAAGTCCAAACCAAGCCTGACACGGCGTACTAACAAACAGCGGGGCCGGTCTTTCGACTGGCCCCGCTCCACTTTACCGTGCGCCTTTTCCTCCGTTTATGTGGCGCCAAGACGCTCCAAAGCGCCTGCTCCGCCACACCACACCGCGGCGCTACTTCACCGCATTCACCATGTCGAAGATCGGCAGGTACATCGCCACGATCATGCCGCCTACGACCACGCCGAGGAATACGATCATGACCGGTTCGAGCAGCGAGAGGAGCGCGCTCACGGCGGCGTCCACTTCGTCATCGTAGAAGTCGGCGATCTTGGTGAGCATTTCGTCCAGACCACCGGTCTGCTCACCGACGGCGATCATGCTGATCACCATGGGCGGGAAGACTTCGCTCTTCTGGAGCGGGCCGGCGATCGTGTCACCACCGGCAATGCTGGCGCGCGAGCTCATGACGGCGTCCTGCACCACGCGGTTGCCCGACGTACGGGCCGTGATCTCGAGGCCGTCGAGGATGCTCACACCCGACGAAATGAGCGTGCCGAGCGTGCGCGTGAAGCGTGAGACCGCCGACTTGCGGAGCACATCACCCAGCACCGGCACCTTGAGCAGGAAGCGGTCGATGACCAGCTGCCCCTGCGACGTGCCGTAGTACTGCTTCACCGCGAATGCCGCCCCGGCGCCACCGGCGATGATCGCCCACCAGTAGCCGTTCACGAAGTGCGACAGCCCGATGACCACCTGCGTGGGGAGCGGAAGCTCCTGGCCGACACTCTGGAACATGCTGGCGAAGACGGGTATGACCTTCCACAGCAGGATGACCACGCACAACGCGGCCACGCACATGATCACGGTGGGGTAGATCATCGCGCCCTTCACCTTGCGGACGAGGGCATCGTTCTTTTCCATGAAGATCGCGAGGCGATTCAGGATGGTATCGAGGATACCGCCCGCCTCACCGGCCGCGACCATGTTCGTGTACAGGTCGGAAAATGCCTTGGGATGCTTGCGCATCGCGTCGGCCACCGTGTGACCCGACTCGACGTCGAACACGACCTCACGCACCACACTCGCGAGCGTCTTGTTTTCGGTCTGCTTGGCCAGGATGTCGAGCGCCTGCACGAGCGGCAGGCCGGCGTTGATCATCGTCGAGAACTGCCGCGTGAAAATGACGATGTCGCGCATGCTGACCGAGCCGCCCATCTTCTTCTTGGGCGTGGACTTCGCCTCGTCGACCTTGACGATCGTCAGGCGCTGCCGGCGCAGCTGGGCCACGGCGTCGTCGCGACTGGGCGCGTCGATCGTCGACTGCTTCAGGTCACCGCTGGTGGTCCGGGCCGTATAGGCAAACGTAGGCATTACCGATCTCCTGGGGGATTGCGATACTCAGCGTCGGCCGCCCGCCCCAGCCAGCGGGCGATCGGTGGCACGGTTTCCGATCGGCGTCACCGGAGCCCCGTCGTCGGTCGGCGACTTGCCGATCATCCGCAGGAACTCGTTCGGATCGCCCGCGCACCGGACGCACTCGTCCGCGCTCACCTGGCGCGACACGTACAGCTGGTACAACGCGTCGTTCAGCGTCTGCATGCCGAACTTCTTGCCCGACTGCATCAGCGAGTAGATCTGATGCACCTTGTCGTCGCGAATGAGCGCCCGGATCGCCGGCGTCACCACCAGCACCTCGGCGGCCATTGCGCGGCCGCGCCCCGACATCTTGGGGAGCAGCACCTGCGTCACGATCCCCTCAAGCACGAACGCCAACTGCGCCCGCACCTGGCTCTGCTGATGGCTCGGGAAGACGTCGATGATGCGGTTGATCGCCTCGGCGGCGCTGTTCGTGTGCAGCGTGGCCAGCACGAGGTGACCGGTTTCGGCAATCGTGAGCGCGGCCTGGATGGTCTCCAGGTCGCGCATTTCGCCCACCAGGATCACATCCGGATCTTCACGCAACGCGTACTTGAGCGCCGACGCAAAGCTCTTGGTGTCGGAGCCGACTTCGCGCTGGTTGATGATGCAGTTGCGGTGCCGGTGGATGAATTCGATCGGGTCTTCCACCGTGATGATGTGCGCGCGCCGCTCGGTGTTGATCTTGTCGATCATCGCCGCCAGCGTCGTGCTCTTGCCGGAGCCGGTCGGGCCGGTCACGAGCACGAGGCCACGCGGGCGCTCGGCGAACCCCTTGATCACCGCCGGGACCTGCAGCTCCTCGAACGTCTTGATCGTGAAGGGGATGCTTCGGATCACCATGCTCACGCAGCCGCGTTGCTTGAACACATTGCCGCGGAAACGGCTCAGGTTCGCGATGCCGAACGAGAAATCGAGCTCGTCCTCCATCTCGAAGCGCTTCTTCTGGTTCTCCGTGAGGACCGAGTACGCCAACTGCAGGGTGTCGCGCGGCGTCAGGAGATGGTCCACGGTCGAGTTCACCACATCGCCGTCCACGCGCAATTTCGGCCGCTCACCGGCCGTGATGTGCAAGTCGGACGCCTCCCGCTCGATCATTTCATCGAGGAGGGTGCGGAGCGAGACGGGGGATGGGGCTGGAGGCGTCATTGCGTGGGCAGAGCGGAAATGGCGGGGAATGAGCCCCCCGCGCGCTGGACGAACCGGTGGCGCATGGGAAACGCCACCGTCACAGTTTCTTAATTCGACGTTTCACGGATGACCTGATCGAGGGTCGTGACCCCCTTCAGGACCTTCAGCCAGCCGTCCATGCGGAGGGTC belongs to Gemmatimonadaceae bacterium and includes:
- a CDS encoding type II secretion system F family protein → MPTFAYTARTTSGDLKQSTIDAPSRDDAVAQLRRQRLTIVKVDEAKSTPKKKMGGSVSMRDIVIFTRQFSTMINAGLPLVQALDILAKQTENKTLASVVREVVFDVESGHTVADAMRKHPKAFSDLYTNMVAAGEAGGILDTILNRLAIFMEKNDALVRKVKGAMIYPTVIMCVAALCVVILLWKVIPVFASMFQSVGQELPLPTQVVIGLSHFVNGYWWAIIAGGAGAAFAVKQYYGTSQGQLVIDRFLLKVPVLGDVLRKSAVSRFTRTLGTLISSGVSILDGLEITARTSGNRVVQDAVMSSRASIAGGDTIAGPLQKSEVFPPMVISMIAVGEQTGGLDEMLTKIADFYDDEVDAAVSALLSLLEPVMIVFLGVVVGGMIVAMYLPIFDMVNAVK
- a CDS encoding type IV pilus twitching motility protein PilT yields the protein MTPPAPSPVSLRTLLDEMIEREASDLHITAGERPKLRVDGDVVNSTVDHLLTPRDTLQLAYSVLTENQKKRFEMEDELDFSFGIANLSRFRGNVFKQRGCVSMVIRSIPFTIKTFEELQVPAVIKGFAERPRGLVLVTGPTGSGKSTTLAAMIDKINTERRAHIITVEDPIEFIHRHRNCIINQREVGSDTKSFASALKYALREDPDVILVGEMRDLETIQAALTIAETGHLVLATLHTNSAAEAINRIIDVFPSHQQSQVRAQLAFVLEGIVTQVLLPKMSGRGRAMAAEVLVVTPAIRALIRDDKVHQIYSLMQSGKKFGMQTLNDALYQLYVSRQVSADECVRCAGDPNEFLRMIGKSPTDDGAPVTPIGNRATDRPLAGAGGRR